Proteins encoded in a region of the Streptomyces sp. NBC_00258 genome:
- a CDS encoding NACHT domain-containing protein: MPLTAQRVAEVFNPRAGVVGSGWFITPQLVLTVWHAAEGTTPVDEAAPGAPPPRRSLSPAALDELADGREPCRVRALADASAGRPFRDAVTVWWRPECDVALLLITEDADRATSPAGWSTTYWTDLVSADPVEVTAVGFPDHDVVDRVRESRQFGGVVHPLSGVRSGHWVISTGALARPMPGSGWAGMSGAALFAGDRLVGLVTADAGGGSGPVAELRAVPARTFADDPLLAEWIRWAGGTGAWAYGPIERPEQDPGRTGSGDGTRRQGTDGRRSASPKLPGAKGRFWRRGHRPLLPPELLAAAPAPDAVRDRGGLTYRAAEPGELARVYTQQRLDTTADRDAQAPAGPLRVTGQPVSVERLLADPTVRHIVVTGEAGVGKSSLLEYVEATAWRWWRGATRADGPDGAPFGPLLPLRIAARELVGHDSIASAAGPGARALLDAGPPVPGARVLVMVDALDEVTGPEDWRQVMEVLLAAARESTSGPGMERRLLLSARSLHDSAWRGLAGAGATEFRLQPFTVEQLRRFVMAHQTGGAERLLDPGVHERAAARAAEFLAYVRGNGMLDLVRLPLLAHLAVGQYFDPAGEPRVQTRRVDLYARAVAEFLGRFPQRQSPYEPHLRDRIEELLGRLRERHAREAPRHAAVTVALRGFLGDLADTYLRHGTPIVGAATGLLADPAEPADGDPYRRRAVTALLEATGVIVDIHTAHPRFLHRTFAEYLAADHLRDRYGTDPATWGDALSDADTRVAALFAFDRHPPDVRRGITSELAADPERVEQAASLLAEGMCDEDTRGRILELLWRRTDEQERDTAPVVRNWRGTHSSLAHLPQQQRRLHDMATDPRSVPVDRINAAGALAGHDPRGTDLLRTFAHDGSYPLDLRIAAAWYLAHIDREEGSELLARFADDAPSRHCAVAAARLADHDTSAGTSRLRALVADPRCPDVAKVDAAIALCAHDPTAGTDWLRRFAADGRFFADSRVYAADALASSAEDDGRTRTEATLLLERIARDERVDAGYRVEAAHRLARYRADAGTLLLRDFAEGALHGRYGCDAAVLLAQHDHAEGARALDAIARAAGQEPRHRLRAALELAHYEPADGEARLAALAREPGWDDGPRIRAAALLAGRNREAGLPLLRSYAVESTGDVRVVAAHALADVDREEGLRLLRELAESPEAGRSVQVRAANAMGDFDPRLKDATLRRLGVDIKPGGWFST; this comes from the coding sequence GTGCCGTTGACCGCTCAGCGTGTCGCGGAGGTGTTCAACCCCCGGGCCGGCGTGGTGGGTTCGGGGTGGTTCATCACGCCTCAGCTCGTGCTCACGGTGTGGCACGCGGCCGAGGGCACGACACCTGTCGACGAGGCCGCTCCCGGTGCCCCACCGCCTCGCCGCTCCCTGTCCCCGGCGGCGCTGGACGAGCTGGCCGACGGCCGCGAGCCGTGCCGGGTACGGGCGTTGGCGGACGCCTCCGCCGGGCGGCCGTTCCGGGACGCGGTGACGGTGTGGTGGCGGCCGGAGTGCGATGTGGCGCTGCTGTTGATCACCGAGGACGCCGACCGGGCGACGTCACCGGCCGGGTGGTCGACGACGTACTGGACTGATCTCGTCTCCGCCGACCCGGTCGAGGTCACCGCCGTCGGCTTCCCCGACCACGATGTGGTGGACAGGGTGCGCGAGTCCCGGCAGTTCGGCGGGGTGGTGCACCCGCTGTCGGGGGTGCGGTCCGGGCACTGGGTCATCTCGACCGGCGCGCTCGCGCGGCCGATGCCCGGCAGCGGCTGGGCGGGAATGTCGGGGGCCGCGCTGTTCGCCGGGGACCGGCTGGTGGGGCTCGTCACCGCCGACGCCGGTGGCGGTTCCGGACCCGTCGCCGAGCTGCGGGCCGTGCCCGCGCGGACGTTCGCGGACGATCCGCTGCTGGCGGAGTGGATCCGGTGGGCCGGCGGAACGGGCGCATGGGCGTACGGGCCGATCGAGCGGCCGGAGCAGGATCCGGGGCGGACCGGCTCCGGTGACGGCACGCGGCGCCAGGGCACGGACGGTCGCCGGAGCGCCTCACCGAAGCTGCCGGGCGCCAAGGGACGCTTCTGGCGCCGGGGCCACCGCCCGCTGCTGCCGCCCGAGTTGCTCGCCGCCGCTCCCGCGCCCGACGCGGTACGGGACCGTGGCGGTCTCACCTACCGGGCCGCCGAGCCCGGCGAACTCGCCCGCGTCTACACCCAGCAGCGGCTCGACACCACCGCCGACCGGGACGCCCAGGCCCCGGCCGGGCCTCTGCGGGTCACCGGGCAGCCGGTGTCCGTCGAGCGGCTCCTGGCCGATCCGACCGTCCGCCACATCGTCGTCACCGGGGAGGCGGGGGTCGGCAAGTCCAGCCTGCTGGAGTACGTGGAGGCCACGGCCTGGCGGTGGTGGCGGGGCGCGACGCGGGCGGACGGACCGGACGGGGCGCCGTTCGGGCCGCTGCTCCCGCTGCGGATCGCCGCGCGCGAGCTCGTGGGGCACGACTCGATCGCGTCGGCCGCGGGGCCGGGGGCGCGGGCACTGCTGGACGCGGGGCCGCCGGTGCCGGGCGCGCGGGTGCTGGTCATGGTGGACGCACTCGACGAGGTGACCGGGCCCGAGGACTGGCGGCAGGTCATGGAGGTCCTGCTCGCCGCGGCCCGGGAGAGCACGAGCGGGCCCGGCATGGAGCGCCGTCTGCTGCTGTCCGCGCGCAGCCTGCACGACAGCGCCTGGCGCGGCCTGGCCGGCGCCGGAGCCACGGAGTTCCGGTTGCAGCCGTTCACCGTCGAGCAGTTGCGCCGATTCGTGATGGCCCATCAGACGGGTGGCGCCGAACGGCTGTTGGACCCCGGGGTCCACGAGCGGGCCGCGGCGCGGGCGGCGGAGTTCCTGGCGTACGTACGGGGCAACGGCATGCTCGACCTGGTGCGGCTGCCCCTGCTCGCGCATCTCGCGGTCGGCCAGTACTTCGACCCGGCCGGCGAACCGCGCGTGCAGACCCGCAGGGTGGACCTGTACGCCCGCGCGGTGGCGGAGTTCCTCGGCCGCTTCCCGCAGCGGCAGAGCCCGTACGAACCCCATCTGCGGGACCGGATCGAGGAGTTGCTGGGCAGGCTGCGCGAGCGGCACGCGCGGGAGGCTCCGCGGCACGCCGCCGTCACCGTCGCGCTGCGCGGCTTCCTCGGCGACCTCGCCGACACGTATCTGCGGCACGGCACACCGATCGTCGGCGCCGCCACGGGACTGCTGGCCGATCCGGCCGAACCCGCGGACGGTGACCCGTACCGGCGTCGGGCGGTGACCGCGCTGCTCGAAGCCACCGGGGTGATCGTCGACATCCATACGGCTCATCCCCGTTTCCTGCACCGCACGTTCGCCGAGTACCTGGCCGCCGACCACCTCCGGGACCGCTACGGCACCGATCCCGCCACCTGGGGCGACGCCCTCTCCGACGCCGACACCAGGGTCGCCGCGCTGTTCGCCTTCGACCGTCATCCGCCCGACGTGCGGCGCGGGATCACGAGCGAGCTGGCCGCCGATCCCGAACGGGTCGAGCAGGCGGCGTCGCTGCTGGCGGAGGGCATGTGCGACGAGGACACCCGCGGCCGGATCCTCGAACTGCTGTGGCGCCGCACCGACGAGCAGGAGCGCGATACGGCCCCGGTCGTCCGGAACTGGCGCGGGACCCACTCCTCGCTCGCGCATCTGCCACAGCAGCAGCGCCGGCTGCACGACATGGCGACGGATCCCCGATCGGTGCCCGTGGACCGGATCAACGCGGCCGGGGCCCTGGCCGGTCACGACCCACGCGGCACGGACCTGCTGCGGACCTTCGCGCACGACGGCTCGTACCCCCTGGACCTGCGGATCGCCGCGGCGTGGTACCTGGCCCACATCGACCGGGAGGAGGGCTCGGAACTGCTCGCCCGGTTCGCGGACGACGCACCGTCCCGCCACTGCGCCGTGGCCGCCGCCCGGCTGGCCGACCACGACACCTCCGCGGGCACGTCCCGGCTGCGTGCCCTGGTCGCGGACCCGCGCTGTCCCGACGTGGCCAAGGTCGACGCGGCCATCGCGCTGTGCGCCCACGACCCTACGGCCGGGACCGACTGGCTACGGCGGTTCGCCGCCGACGGGCGGTTCTTCGCGGACAGCCGGGTGTACGCGGCCGACGCGCTCGCCTCGTCGGCCGAGGACGACGGCCGGACCCGGACCGAGGCGACGCTGCTCCTGGAGCGCATCGCCCGCGACGAACGGGTCGACGCCGGCTACCGCGTCGAGGCGGCGCACCGCCTCGCCCGCTACCGGGCCGACGCGGGCACGCTCCTCCTCCGCGACTTCGCCGAAGGCGCCCTGCACGGCCGCTACGGCTGCGACGCCGCGGTGCTTCTCGCGCAGCACGACCACGCGGAGGGGGCTCGCGCGCTGGACGCCATCGCCCGCGCCGCCGGCCAGGAACCCCGGCACCGGCTGCGCGCGGCACTTGAGCTCGCCCACTACGAACCGGCCGACGGGGAGGCCCGGTTGGCCGCGCTGGCCCGGGAGCCGGGCTGGGACGACGGCCCGCGCATCCGGGCCGCCGCGCTGCTCGCCGGACGCAACCGGGAGGCGGGGCTGCCTCTTCTGCGGTCGTACGCCGTCGAGTCGACCGGCGATGTCCGCGTGGTCGCCGCGCACGCCCTCGCGGACGTGGACCGTGAGGAGGGGCTGCGGCTGCTGCGGGAGCTGGCCGAGTCACCGGAAGCCGGCCGCTCCGTACAGGTCCGTGCGGCCAACGCCATGGGCGACTTCGACCCGCGGTTGAAGGACGCGACGCTGCGCAGGCTCGGGGTGGACATCAAGCCGGGCGGCTGGTTCTCCACCTGA
- a CDS encoding trypco2 family protein, protein MGSESGAVAGGLAETIEALRAELTAAMARGSGEPLQFELGQVDVELALAITREGSGSGGLSFGVVSFGAAGKAASETTHRLSLTLNPVAAGREGPVRVTADVDGEPR, encoded by the coding sequence ATGGGCAGTGAGAGCGGGGCTGTTGCCGGTGGTCTTGCCGAGACGATCGAGGCGTTGCGGGCCGAGTTGACGGCCGCGATGGCGCGTGGCAGCGGTGAACCGCTGCAGTTCGAACTCGGGCAGGTGGACGTCGAGTTGGCGCTCGCCATCACGCGCGAGGGGTCGGGCAGCGGCGGACTGAGCTTCGGAGTGGTGTCGTTCGGGGCGGCGGGAAAGGCCGCGTCGGAGACGACGCACCGGCTGTCCCTCACGCTCAACCCGGTGGCGGCGGGCAGGGAGGGTCCCGTGCGCGTGACCGCGGACGTCGACGGCGAGCCGCGCTGA
- a CDS encoding M1 family metallopeptidase produces the protein MASLGAARTAPGEGTPARRTSTAQGADTSVVQQTVGADPYFPANGDPRYRVHRYELALDYRPGPNRLSGTARLNAIAGRSPVAEFQLNLADFRIGRVRVDGRTTHYTHRGGRLRIRPPKPIRAGAAFTVEVHWSGNPKPVRSPWGGLGWEELEDGALVASQPVGAPSWYPCNDRPADKASYQISITTPSAYSVVAGGRLLTRTTKASTTTWVYEQSAPTSSYLVGLSVGTYQTVLLGDPGLGGVPQAGHIPAHLLTEFSRDFARQPSMMQLFEELFGPYPFGEYAVVVTEEELDVPVEAQGLSLFGANHVDGARSSERLVAHELAHQWFGNSVSIADWRHIWLNEGFAKYAEWLWSERSGGRRAQALAGLAHRKLSGLPQDLRLSDPGRKLMFDDRLYERGGLLLHAVRCALGDDAFFRMLRGWASVHRGGTVTTAAFTTHVARYATEPLDDLFRSWLHETALPPVPSPSAAIPARPPYPPSNADSA, from the coding sequence ATGGCGTCCCTAGGCGCGGCCCGTACGGCGCCCGGGGAGGGAACACCGGCACGCCGTACGAGCACAGCGCAGGGAGCAGACACTTCAGTGGTTCAGCAGACAGTGGGAGCGGATCCGTACTTCCCGGCGAACGGTGATCCCCGTTACCGGGTGCATCGGTACGAGCTCGCCCTGGACTACCGTCCGGGACCCAACCGGCTGTCCGGCACCGCGCGCCTGAACGCCATAGCGGGCCGGTCGCCGGTCGCCGAGTTCCAGCTGAACCTGGCCGACTTCCGGATCGGGCGGGTCAGGGTCGACGGGCGGACGACGCACTACACGCACCGCGGCGGCAGGCTGCGGATCCGCCCGCCGAAGCCGATCCGGGCCGGGGCCGCGTTCACCGTGGAGGTGCACTGGTCGGGCAACCCCAAGCCGGTCCGCAGCCCGTGGGGCGGCCTCGGCTGGGAGGAGCTGGAGGACGGGGCTCTGGTGGCCAGCCAGCCGGTGGGGGCACCGTCCTGGTACCCGTGCAACGACCGCCCGGCGGACAAGGCCTCGTACCAGATCTCGATCACCACGCCGTCGGCGTACTCGGTGGTGGCGGGCGGCCGGCTGCTGACCCGTACGACGAAGGCGTCCACGACGACGTGGGTGTACGAGCAGTCGGCGCCCACGTCCAGCTATCTGGTCGGGCTGTCCGTCGGGACGTACCAGACCGTGCTGCTCGGCGATCCGGGTCTCGGCGGTGTTCCGCAGGCCGGACACATTCCGGCACACCTGCTCACCGAGTTCTCCCGGGACTTCGCGCGGCAGCCGTCGATGATGCAGCTGTTCGAGGAGCTCTTCGGTCCGTATCCGTTCGGCGAGTACGCGGTCGTCGTCACCGAGGAGGAGCTTGACGTCCCGGTGGAGGCGCAGGGGCTCTCCCTGTTCGGCGCCAACCACGTGGACGGGGCGCGGAGTTCGGAGCGGCTGGTGGCGCACGAGCTGGCCCACCAGTGGTTCGGCAACAGTGTGAGCATCGCCGACTGGCGGCACATCTGGCTGAACGAGGGGTTCGCGAAGTACGCGGAGTGGCTGTGGTCCGAGCGGTCCGGCGGGCGCAGGGCCCAGGCGCTCGCGGGCCTCGCGCACCGCAAGCTGTCCGGGCTGCCGCAGGACCTGAGGCTGTCCGACCCGGGTCGCAAGCTGATGTTCGACGACCGGCTCTACGAGCGCGGCGGGCTGCTGCTGCACGCGGTGCGGTGTGCGCTGGGCGACGACGCGTTCTTCCGGATGCTGCGCGGGTGGGCCTCGGTGCACCGGGGTGGCACGGTCACCACGGCGGCCTTCACGACGCATGTGGCCCGGTATGCGACCGAGCCGTTGGACGACCTGTTCCGGTCGTGGCTGCATGAGACGGCCTTGCCGCCGGTGCCGTCCCCCTCGGCGGCGATTCCCGCGCGGCCGCCGTATCCGCCCTCGAACGCCGACTCCGCGTAG
- a CDS encoding Pls/PosA family non-ribosomal peptide synthetase, with protein MAALEQGPALALFDEEVRAEFGDPARFTAASAASPRTLVDILDASVRAHPDEPALDDGHRCLSYRALAIEVEALRRRLSAAGVGLGDRVGVRVPSGTNELYVAILAVLAAGAAYVPVDAEDPDERAELVFGEAGVRAVVGAGHRLTVNGRSEASAARPGVEHDAWIIFTSGSTGKPKGVAVSHRSAAAFVDAEAELFLTDDPIGPGDRVMAGLSVAFDASCEEMWLAWRYGACLVPVPRSQVRSGADLGSWLVEQEITVVSTVPTLASLWEPEALDEVRLLIFGGEACPPELVQRLVTEGREVWNTYGPTEATVVACASLMTGEEPIRIGLPLNGWELAVVDESGEPVPMGGSGQLVIGGVGLARYLDPEKDAEKYAPLESLGWERAYRSGDLVKAEPEGLIFLGRADEQIKLGGRRIELGEVDTALQGLPGVAGAAAAVRTARSGNQLLVGYVVTQDGWDHATAVEKLRAELPAALVPLLAPVADLPTRTSGKVDRNALPWPLEGLEIGGPAEQLYGTEAWLAEQWSEVLGIPVGSARDDFFAIGGSSLAAAQLTTRLRTRYPSAAVVDIYQQPVLRKLARHLEKSAQSDGATREIAPVPLRAKVVQLLVLVPLFTLLGLRWTVALAALGNVLHWFGPYPWVPTASWWVVAAGAGLLFSPPGRLAIAAGGARLLLRGLKPGRYPRGGSVHLRLWTAERLAEFSGATSLTGSWLERYARALGAKVGSDVDLHSLPPVTGMLKLGRGAAVESEVDLSGHWLDGDRLEIGPVKVGAHAVVGTRSILFPGARVGKRSEVAPGSAVSGHIPTSQRWAGAPAAKLGKAKRDWPKERPQKGTYWRVMYGATGFALSALPLVAGLSALLVASVFVSPDAGLGEALRGAAVALVPATLAFGLTYALILLVNVRLLSLGLRPGTHPTHSRIGWQAWTVTQLMDRSRETLFPLYAGLATPVWLRLLGMRIGRGAEVSTVLALPSLTTVGEGAFLADDTLTAPYELGGGWMRIGRAEIGRRAFLGNSGMTAPGRSVPDGGLVGVLSATPKKAKKGSSYLGLPPVKLPRSTQGGDQSRTYDPPARLLWARGLVELCRIVPVFCSAALAVLTVAALSALGAWAWALAGIVLLGAGAAAGLLSVIAKWLLVGRHRTGEHPLWSGFVWRNELADTFVEVVAVPWLAGSVPGTPVMNLWLRGLGAHIGKGVWVESYWLPETDLVTLQDAATVNRGCVLQTHLFHDRILRTDTVVLREGATLGPGGIVLPGSTVGARSTLGPASLVMAAESVPDDTRWLGNPIEAWRP; from the coding sequence ATGGCAGCCCTCGAGCAAGGACCCGCACTCGCGCTGTTCGACGAAGAGGTGCGCGCGGAGTTCGGCGACCCGGCCCGCTTCACCGCCGCTTCCGCCGCCTCGCCCCGCACCCTCGTCGACATCCTCGACGCGTCCGTACGGGCCCACCCCGACGAGCCCGCGCTGGACGACGGTCACCGCTGCCTGAGCTACCGCGCCCTGGCCATAGAGGTCGAGGCCCTGAGGCGGCGGCTGAGCGCCGCCGGGGTGGGCCTCGGGGACCGCGTGGGTGTCCGGGTCCCGTCGGGGACCAACGAGCTGTACGTGGCGATCCTGGCGGTCCTCGCGGCGGGCGCCGCCTATGTGCCGGTGGACGCCGAGGACCCGGACGAGCGGGCCGAGCTGGTCTTCGGCGAGGCCGGGGTGCGGGCCGTCGTCGGCGCCGGGCACCGGCTGACCGTCAACGGGCGCAGCGAGGCGTCCGCCGCGCGGCCCGGTGTCGAGCACGACGCCTGGATCATCTTCACCTCCGGTTCGACCGGGAAGCCCAAGGGCGTGGCCGTCAGCCACCGCAGCGCCGCCGCCTTTGTGGACGCCGAGGCCGAGCTGTTCCTGACCGACGACCCGATCGGCCCGGGTGACAGGGTCATGGCGGGCCTCTCCGTCGCCTTCGACGCCTCCTGCGAGGAGATGTGGCTGGCCTGGCGCTACGGGGCCTGTCTGGTGCCCGTGCCGCGCTCCCAGGTGCGCAGCGGCGCCGATCTGGGGTCCTGGCTGGTCGAGCAGGAGATCACCGTCGTCTCCACCGTGCCGACGCTGGCCTCCCTGTGGGAGCCGGAGGCTCTCGACGAGGTCCGGCTGCTGATCTTCGGCGGCGAGGCCTGCCCGCCCGAGCTGGTGCAGCGCCTGGTCACCGAGGGCCGCGAGGTCTGGAACACCTACGGGCCCACCGAGGCCACCGTCGTCGCCTGCGCCTCCCTGATGACCGGCGAGGAGCCGATCCGTATCGGGCTGCCGCTGAACGGCTGGGAGCTGGCCGTCGTCGACGAGTCCGGCGAGCCGGTGCCGATGGGCGGCAGCGGTCAGCTCGTGATCGGCGGGGTGGGCCTGGCCCGCTATCTCGACCCCGAGAAGGACGCCGAGAAGTACGCCCCGCTGGAGTCGCTCGGCTGGGAGCGCGCCTACCGCAGCGGCGACCTGGTCAAGGCCGAGCCGGAGGGGCTGATCTTCCTCGGGCGGGCCGACGAGCAGATCAAGCTCGGCGGCCGTCGGATCGAGCTGGGCGAGGTGGACACCGCGCTCCAGGGACTGCCCGGTGTCGCGGGCGCCGCGGCGGCCGTACGGACCGCCCGCAGCGGCAATCAGCTGCTCGTCGGCTATGTGGTCACCCAGGACGGCTGGGACCACGCGACGGCCGTCGAGAAGCTGCGCGCCGAGCTGCCCGCCGCGCTGGTCCCGCTGCTCGCGCCGGTCGCCGACCTGCCGACCCGGACCTCGGGCAAGGTCGACCGGAACGCCCTCCCGTGGCCCCTGGAGGGCCTGGAGATCGGCGGGCCCGCCGAGCAGCTGTACGGCACCGAGGCCTGGCTCGCCGAGCAGTGGAGCGAGGTGCTCGGCATCCCCGTCGGTTCGGCGCGGGACGACTTCTTCGCGATCGGCGGCAGCAGTCTCGCCGCCGCCCAGCTCACCACCCGGCTGCGTACCCGCTACCCGAGCGCGGCCGTGGTCGACATCTACCAGCAGCCGGTGCTGCGCAAGCTGGCCCGGCATCTGGAGAAGTCCGCTCAAAGTGACGGGGCCACCCGCGAGATCGCGCCGGTGCCTCTGCGCGCCAAGGTCGTCCAACTGCTGGTGCTCGTCCCGCTGTTCACCCTGCTCGGGCTGCGCTGGACCGTGGCGCTGGCCGCGCTGGGCAACGTACTGCACTGGTTCGGTCCGTATCCGTGGGTGCCGACCGCCTCGTGGTGGGTCGTCGCGGCGGGGGCCGGACTGCTGTTCAGTCCGCCGGGGCGGCTCGCGATCGCGGCCGGTGGTGCGCGGCTGCTGCTGCGCGGTCTGAAGCCCGGGCGGTATCCGCGGGGCGGGAGCGTGCATCTGCGGCTGTGGACGGCCGAGCGGCTCGCCGAGTTCAGCGGGGCGACCTCGCTGACGGGGTCGTGGCTGGAGCGGTACGCGCGTGCGCTGGGCGCCAAGGTCGGGTCCGACGTGGATCTGCACTCGCTGCCGCCGGTGACCGGCATGCTCAAGCTCGGCCGGGGTGCCGCCGTGGAGTCCGAGGTGGACCTGTCGGGGCACTGGCTGGACGGCGACCGGCTGGAGATCGGCCCGGTCAAGGTCGGCGCGCACGCCGTGGTCGGCACCCGCAGCATCCTCTTCCCGGGCGCCCGGGTGGGCAAGCGGTCCGAGGTGGCCCCCGGTTCGGCCGTGTCCGGACACATCCCGACCAGTCAGCGGTGGGCCGGAGCTCCCGCGGCCAAGCTCGGCAAGGCCAAGCGGGACTGGCCCAAGGAGCGCCCGCAGAAGGGCACGTACTGGCGCGTGATGTACGGCGCCACCGGCTTCGCGCTCTCCGCGTTGCCACTGGTCGCGGGCCTGTCCGCGCTGCTCGTGGCGAGTGTCTTCGTCTCGCCGGACGCCGGGCTCGGCGAGGCGCTGCGGGGTGCCGCCGTCGCGCTGGTGCCGGCGACGCTGGCCTTCGGTCTCACGTACGCGCTGATTCTGCTGGTCAACGTGCGGCTGCTCAGTCTCGGGCTGCGGCCCGGTACGCATCCGACGCACAGCAGGATCGGCTGGCAGGCCTGGACGGTCACGCAGCTGATGGACCGCTCCCGCGAGACGCTGTTCCCGCTGTACGCCGGGCTGGCCACGCCGGTGTGGCTGCGGCTGCTCGGGATGCGGATCGGGCGGGGTGCCGAGGTGTCAACGGTTCTCGCGCTGCCGAGCCTGACGACGGTCGGCGAGGGCGCGTTCCTGGCCGACGACACACTGACCGCGCCGTACGAGCTCGGGGGCGGCTGGATGCGGATCGGGCGGGCGGAGATCGGGCGCCGGGCCTTCCTCGGGAACTCCGGGATGACCGCGCCGGGCCGGTCCGTGCCGGACGGCGGTCTGGTCGGTGTGCTGTCCGCGACACCGAAGAAGGCCAAGAAGGGCAGCTCCTACCTGGGGCTGCCGCCGGTCAAGCTGCCGCGCTCGACGCAGGGCGGCGACCAGAGCCGTACGTACGACCCGCCCGCGCGGCTGCTGTGGGCGCGCGGTCTTGTCGAGCTGTGCCGGATCGTGCCCGTCTTCTGCTCGGCCGCGCTGGCCGTGCTGACGGTGGCGGCGCTCAGCGCGCTCGGGGCATGGGCCTGGGCGCTCGCCGGGATCGTGCTGCTGGGCGCCGGGGCTGCCGCGGGGCTGCTTTCCGTGATCGCCAAGTGGCTGCTCGTGGGGCGGCACCGTACCGGTGAGCACCCGCTGTGGAGCGGTTTCGTGTGGCGCAACGAGCTGGCCGACACCTTCGTCGAGGTCGTCGCCGTGCCGTGGTTGGCCGGGTCGGTGCCGGGTACTCCCGTCATGAACCTGTGGCTCCGCGGCCTCGGCGCCCATATCGGCAAGGGCGTCTGGGTGGAGAGCTACTGGCTGCCCGAGACGGATCTGGTGACGCTTCAGGACGCGGCGACGGTGAACCGTGGCTGTGTGCTGCAGACCCACCTCTTCCACGACCGGATCTTGCGGACGGATACTGTGGTCCTCCGTGAGGGCGCCACCCTGGGCCCGGGCGGAATCGTTCTGCCCGGCAGCACCGTCGGGGCGCGCAGCACACTGGGACCCGCGTCCCTCGTCATGGCGGCGGAATCCGTTCCCGACGACACCCGTTGGCTGGGCAACCCGATCGAGGCATGGCGTCCCTAG
- a CDS encoding M20/M25/M40 family metallo-hydrolase produces MSEPDTTRNVTGEDEVVDLCRELIQIDTSNYGDHSGPGERKAAEYVAEKLAEVGLEPQIFESHQGRASTVVRIEGEDRSRPGLLIHGHTDVVPANAQDWTHHPFSGEIADGCVWGRGAVDMKDMDAMTLAVVRDRMRSGRKPPRDLVLAFLADEEAGGKFGAKHLVTKHPDLFEGVTEAIGEVGGFSFTVNEKLRLYLVETAQKGMHWMKLTVDGTAGHGSMIHKDNAITELSEAVGRLGRHKFPVRVTKTLRHFLDELGDALGTELDPENMDATLAKLGGIAKLIGASLQNTANPTQLGAGYKVNVIPGQATAHVDARYLPGYEEEFLADLDRILGPNVKREDVHADKALETTFDGALVDAMQTALSAEDPIARAVPYMLSAGTDAKSFDDLGIRCFGFAPLKLPPELDFAGMFHGVDERVPVDALKFGVRVLDRFIEAS; encoded by the coding sequence GTGAGTGAGCCGGACACGACCAGGAACGTCACGGGAGAGGACGAGGTCGTCGACCTCTGCCGCGAGCTGATCCAGATCGACACCAGCAACTACGGCGACCACTCGGGCCCGGGTGAGCGCAAGGCCGCCGAGTACGTCGCGGAGAAGCTCGCCGAGGTGGGACTCGAACCGCAGATCTTCGAGTCGCACCAGGGCCGCGCCTCCACGGTGGTCAGGATCGAGGGGGAGGACCGCTCGCGGCCCGGGCTGCTCATCCACGGCCACACCGACGTCGTACCGGCCAACGCCCAGGACTGGACGCACCACCCGTTCTCCGGCGAGATCGCCGACGGCTGCGTGTGGGGCCGCGGCGCGGTCGACATGAAGGACATGGACGCGATGACCCTCGCGGTCGTACGCGACCGGATGCGCAGCGGTCGCAAGCCGCCCCGGGACCTCGTGCTGGCCTTCCTGGCGGACGAGGAGGCGGGCGGCAAGTTCGGCGCCAAGCACCTCGTCACCAAGCACCCGGACCTCTTCGAGGGCGTGACCGAGGCGATCGGCGAGGTAGGCGGGTTCTCCTTCACGGTCAACGAGAAGCTGCGGCTGTATCTCGTGGAGACCGCCCAGAAGGGCATGCACTGGATGAAGCTGACCGTGGACGGCACCGCCGGACACGGTTCGATGATCCACAAGGACAACGCGATCACCGAACTGTCCGAGGCCGTCGGACGGCTCGGCCGGCACAAGTTCCCGGTGCGTGTGACCAAGACGCTGCGGCACTTCCTGGACGAACTCGGCGACGCGCTGGGCACCGAGCTCGACCCGGAGAACATGGACGCGACGCTCGCCAAGCTCGGCGGCATCGCCAAGCTCATCGGCGCCTCGCTCCAGAACACCGCCAACCCCACCCAGCTGGGCGCCGGTTACAAGGTGAACGTGATCCCGGGCCAGGCGACCGCGCACGTCGACGCCCGCTATCTGCCGGGGTACGAGGAGGAGTTCCTCGCCGACCTGGACCGGATCCTCGGCCCGAACGTGAAGCGCGAGGACGTGCACGCCGACAAGGCGCTGGAGACCACCTTCGACGGGGCCCTCGTGGACGCCATGCAGACCGCGCTGTCCGCCGAGGACCCGATCGCCCGGGCCGTCCCGTACATGCTCTCCGCGGGCACCGACGCCAAGTCCTTCGACGACCTCGGTATCCGCTGCTTCGGCTTCGCCCCGCTGAAGCTGCCGCCGGAGCTGGACTTCGCCGGGATGTTCCACGGCGTCGACGAGCGGGTCCCGGTCGACGCCCTCAAGTTCGGGGTGCGGGTCCTGGACCGCTTCATCGAGGCGTCCTGA
- the chpH gene encoding chaplin ChpH, with protein sequence MIKKIVAAAAATGGIVLAGAGIAAADSGAQGAAVHSPGVLSGNVIQAPIHVPVNVCGNTVSVIGLLNPAFGNTCTNV encoded by the coding sequence ATGATCAAGAAGATCGTCGCCGCTGCTGCTGCCACTGGTGGCATCGTTCTCGCCGGTGCGGGTATCGCGGCTGCCGACTCCGGTGCTCAGGGTGCTGCCGTGCACTCTCCCGGTGTGCTCTCGGGCAACGTCATCCAGGCGCCCATCCACGTGCCGGTGAACGTCTGCGGCAACACGGTCTCCGTGATCGGGCTGCTGAACCCTGCCTTCGGCAACACCTGCACCAACGTCTGA